CAGTCGCGGCTGGTCTTCCTGTCGCTGGCGGTGCTGCTCACGGCGACGGCCGTGGCCGCCGTCGGCGTGGTCGGGTTCGTCGGGCTCGTCGCCCCGCACGCCGCACGTTCGCTGGTCGGACGACGGCACGCGCGGGTGCTGCCCGTGGCCGTGCTGCTCGGCGCGGTGCTGGTCTGCGCCGCCGACGTGCTGGGCCGCACCCTGATCGCCCCGGCGCAGCTCGGCGCCGGCCTGCTGACCGCCGTCATCGGCACGCCGTACTTCGTGTGGCTGCTCTGGCGCGGGCGGGCCTCGGCTAGCTGAGGCGCCGGCGCCGGCGCTGCTCTGGCGCTGGCCCTGGGGTCCGCGCCCGTGCCGGTCGAGTGGGCGGAAAACGTCCTTCGCGCCTCGACGAAGGACCATTCCTGCCCACTTGACCCGCGCCTCCCGGGGGTGCGGAGGTCAGGAGGCGCGGCGCAGGCCCCGGAGCAGCACCAGTCCCGAGACGCCCCCGGCCAGGTAGCCGAGCAGGTCGGTCGCCGCGAACGTCGAGCCGAGCACCCAGGCCGCAGGCGGGAACGCTGCCGAGGCGGCGGCGGGCAGCCCGGTCAGCTGCAGCAGCTCGACCCCGACCGAGGCCACCGTGGCGGCACCGGCCGTGACGAGGGCGGGCAGGCGCGGGGCGACGAGCGCGAGCAGCAAGGCGAGCAGCACCGTGTAGAGCGCCGAGCCGAGCAGGTCGCCGGCCAGTCCGGGCACGGCGAGCTTCGCGGCGACGCCGAGCACGACCGTGAGCGTGACGGACAGCAGCAGCGTCCGCCGCCCTGGAGCATGGTCCACCCCGCGTGCCCCTGACATGTCACATAGGCCAGTGGGCGGGGCCGGGCACCGCCAGGTCACGGCCCCGGGCAAGAGTGAAGCCCACGACCGCAGCAACGATCGTGGGCTTCGTTTGTCCTCCGAGTGGAAGACCAGGGATGCAAGCAATCCCGAGTTCACTACTCGGTCGATTGTAATCCAGGTCCGCCTGGATCGCATCCCTGGCACCTTCCGCTCCTCGTGTCCGCCGGCGCGCACACCAGGAGGTGATCCTCATGTCGAAAGACGCCGAGGGCCAGCCCAGGAAGACCGTGCCGTGGCTGCAGATCGCGACGTTGTTCGTGACTGTGACGCGGCTCGCGCTCGACCTGTGGCGTAAGGGCTATGAGAGGGCGCCCCCGTGGCCCTGCGTCTCGGGGGCGTTCCTCACCGACGCGACCCGCGCCTCCTGGGCTGGGGGGCTCAGGAGGCGCGGGTCGCGTCGGGCAGGTCAGGCCGCGTCGACGACGCGCGAGACGTCCGCGCCGACGCGCTCGCCGGCGACCGTGCCCGAGAGCCCGGCGCTCGCCAGGAAGCGGTCGGCGGTGCGCAGGCCGAGCGCCATGATCGTCAGCGCGGGGTTGGCGACGACGGCGCTCGGGAAGACCGAGTTGTCGGCGATCCAGAGGTTCGGCACGTCGAAGCTGCGCCCGTCGGGGTCGACCACGGCCGTCGCCGGGTCGGTGCCCATGCGGCAGGTGCCGATCGTGTGCGCGGTGCGGGCCAGCACGCGGATGTCGCGCCCGCCGGCCGCCTCGACGATGGCCGTCATCGTCTCGACGGCGTGGTCGTCGATCGCCTTCTCGTTCTCGCCCGGCGTGAAGGTGACGACGACCTTGGGCATGCCGAACTCGTCGACCTCGTCGGACAGCGTCAGGCGGTTCTGCTCGCTCGGCAGGCACTCGGCGTTGATGCCGACGCCGGCCATGAAGCGGTAGTCGTCGAGCGCCTTCACGAGTTCGGGCCCCCAGAGGCCGGCGCCGCGGGCGAGGGTCGTGGCCAGGGTCAACGGCATCGCGCCGAGGCTCTGGATCAGGTAGCCGCCGACGAAGTCGACGCCCTCGGGCCGCATGGTGTCTTCGGTGATGATCGACGACGGGTACCCGCGGTAGCCGCGCATCTCGGTGTCGAAGGTGCCCCAGACCTGGGTGGCCCCGTGGGCCATGAAGTTGCGGCCGACCTGGTCGCTGCTGTTCGCGATGCCGGCGTGCAGCAGCAGGCGCGGCGTCTCGACGCCGCCCGCGCAGAGGAAGAGCGCGGCCGTGCGCTGACGGTGCTCGACGCCGTCGCGCACGTAGACCACGGCCGACACCTCGCCGGCCTCGTCGAGCTCGATGCCCGTGACCATCGACTCGGGGCGGATCTCGGCCCCGTTCGCGACGGCCATCGGCAGGTAGCTGGTGTCCATGCTGACCTTGGCGCCGCTGCGGCACCCCTGGTGGCAGTTGCCGCAGCCGACGCACGCCGGGCGCGTGCCGACGTGCTCCTGGCGCCAGTCACGGCTGACCAGGGCGGCGGGGGCGTCGGTCGCCCGGATGCCCAGGG
This genomic interval from Frigoribacterium sp. Leaf415 contains the following:
- a CDS encoding DUF2809 domain-containing protein; translation: MDHAPGRRTLLLSVTLTVVLGVAAKLAVPGLAGDLLGSALYTVLLALLLALVAPRLPALVTAGAATVASVGVELLQLTGLPAAASAAFPPAAWVLGSTFAATDLLGYLAGGVSGLVLLRGLRRAS
- a CDS encoding GMC family oxidoreductase translates to MKLDGQRTYDEAEVVDAVVIGTGAGGAPILAKLALQGLKVVALEAGPNFEPDEYTQDEIEAVKINWMDERLSGGETPTAFGQNNSGKGVGGSTLHWGAFTPRPDERDLKLKSLTGKGEDWPVDHAELIDYIEEVEHFVGVSGPADYPWDPSRSYLMPPPARNASSDMMIRGCEALGIRATDAPAALVSRDWRQEHVGTRPACVGCGNCHQGCRSGAKVSMDTSYLPMAVANGAEIRPESMVTGIELDEAGEVSAVVYVRDGVEHRQRTAALFLCAGGVETPRLLLHAGIANSSDQVGRNFMAHGATQVWGTFDTEMRGYRGYPSSIITEDTMRPEGVDFVGGYLIQSLGAMPLTLATTLARGAGLWGPELVKALDDYRFMAGVGINAECLPSEQNRLTLSDEVDEFGMPKVVVTFTPGENEKAIDDHAVETMTAIVEAAGGRDIRVLARTAHTIGTCRMGTDPATAVVDPDGRSFDVPNLWIADNSVFPSAVVANPALTIMALGLRTADRFLASAGLSGTVAGERVGADVSRVVDAA